The Chloroflexus aggregans DSM 9485 genome segment GCGACACCACTCGTTGGGTCGCTACGGGCGGTCGCCCAAGTGATGGGCACGTACCTCAGTGTGGTCGTTTCCCATAGCCTGCTCGGGTGCGAACAACGTTCACGCAGAGCCAGGCACGGCTCAGGTTCATCACCCTACCGATGATCGTCTGCGCGTACCACCCGTTCGACACCGGTATAGATATTCCACCCAGCACCCCGGAGAAAACCGATGAGGGTCATATTAAAGTGCTGAGCCAACGTCACCGCTAATGTTGACGGTGCGCCGACAGCGACCACAAGCGGAATGCGCGCCATTAATGCTTTTTGCATGATTTCAAAGCTCGCCCGCCCACTGACTACCAGCATTGATTGGCGTAAGTGAGCCAGCGTGCCGTTGAGTACGTGAGTACCGATCAGCTTATCGACGGCATTGTGTCGACCGATGTCTTCATACAGGGTAAGCAATTGCCCACTTGTGGTGAAGAGGGCGGCAGCATGCAGACCACCGGTACGCGCGAAGAGTCGTTGCGCTTGCCGCAACGTGTCATCGATCCTGGTCAAAACGGTACACGTGACCCGCACCGTCGGATCGTCGATCAGCGGTGTACAGCCCCGGAGATGGAGCGACTCGAGCGAGGCTTTACCACAAACACCGCATGAAGAAGAGACGAAGAAGAAGCGACGATGCGCCTCAAGATCGAGATCACGGTCGGCGCGCAGATTGACAATGAGCGTGTTGAAGCGCGCCTCGTCATCGAGTTCCGCATCAACACAGTAGCGAATGGTCGTAATGTCGTAGCGATCACGAATAATCCCCTCACCGAACAGAAACCCGGTAGCCAACTCCACATCGGCATCAGGGGTGCGCATCAGGGTGGCGAGCTGCACTGTCTGCTGAGTACTCGGTATGGAGAGCCGTATCTCAAGCGGCTCTTCAACGACGACCGCATCTTTTTCGCGCCGGCAATACCCTTCGCGCACCTTGACTACGGTATGCCGACGAACGGTTGCTCGGGAGATCATCGGTTCCTCACTTGGTGGTACGAGGCCCAACCACGCGCCTCAACCCGTTGCGTCATTCAACCGTCACCGGCACCTCGACCGGATGAATACTCACGATGGCTTTGTACGCCGGAACACCTGACCCCGGATCGCGCCGACGCGCATCGATCAAAACATTTCCTTCCGGCCAATGTACCTGCACGTTCCCCGGCTTCAATGGAGCAAACTTGATCCGTGCCCGGAGTTCACCCACTGCCGAACGCAGCACAACCCACT includes the following:
- the fdhD gene encoding formate dehydrogenase accessory sulfurtransferase FdhD translates to MISRATVRRHTVVKVREGYCRREKDAVVVEEPLEIRLSIPSTQQTVQLATLMRTPDADVELATGFLFGEGIIRDRYDITTIRYCVDAELDDEARFNTLIVNLRADRDLDLEAHRRFFFVSSSCGVCGKASLESLHLRGCTPLIDDPTVRVTCTVLTRIDDTLRQAQRLFARTGGLHAAALFTTSGQLLTLYEDIGRHNAVDKLIGTHVLNGTLAHLRQSMLVVSGRASFEIMQKALMARIPLVVAVGAPSTLAVTLAQHFNMTLIGFLRGAGWNIYTGVERVVRADDHR